One Microbacterium sp. W4I20 DNA window includes the following coding sequences:
- a CDS encoding Na+/H+ antiporter subunit D, whose translation MTVLVPLLVALPLLGAAVTLVFGRNARLQVFVTVATLAIVSVIAAVLLVVVDAGAPLAVSVGGWPVPFGIVLYVDRLAALLVLVSSIVLLAVLLFSIGQGVADGADETPISIFNPSYLILAAGIFNAFIAGDLFNLYVGFEILLVASYVLITLGSTESRIRTGAVYIVVSLVSSILFLASIAMIYGALGTVNMAQIAERMAELPQETQLVLHLMLVIAFGIKAAIFPVSFWLPDSYPTAPAPVTAVFAGLLTKVGVYALIRTETQLFASNSIDTVLLIIALATMIIGVLGAVAQAELKRILSFTLVSHVGYMIFGLAIATPAAIGATVYYIVHHIVVQTTLFLAVGLVERRAGSTSILRVKGLMKVAPVIAVLYFVPAINLGGLPPFSGFIGKFALFEAAASVGTPLMIVLIIGGIVTSLLTLYALMRAWNLAFWREEEDSTETEGRISYLGNAPAADDQQKKRRIPKIMTLATGGMVGVTLALTIFAGPLYALCDRIGAGLLQPVNLEQLEDEVNG comes from the coding sequence ATGACCGTACTCGTCCCGCTGCTCGTCGCCCTTCCGCTCCTCGGCGCCGCCGTCACCCTGGTGTTCGGCCGGAACGCTCGCCTGCAGGTGTTCGTCACCGTCGCCACGCTCGCCATCGTGTCGGTGATCGCGGCCGTGCTGCTCGTGGTCGTCGACGCCGGGGCCCCGCTCGCGGTGTCGGTGGGCGGTTGGCCGGTGCCGTTCGGCATCGTGCTGTACGTCGACCGGCTGGCAGCGCTCCTCGTGCTCGTCTCGAGCATCGTGCTGCTCGCCGTCCTCCTCTTCTCGATCGGTCAGGGCGTCGCGGACGGCGCCGACGAGACCCCCATCTCGATCTTCAACCCCTCGTACCTGATCCTCGCGGCGGGCATCTTCAACGCGTTCATCGCGGGCGACCTGTTCAACCTCTACGTCGGCTTCGAGATCCTGCTCGTCGCCTCGTACGTGCTGATCACCCTCGGGAGCACCGAATCCCGCATCCGCACCGGTGCGGTCTACATCGTCGTCTCGCTGGTCTCGTCGATCCTGTTCCTCGCCTCGATCGCGATGATCTACGGCGCGCTCGGCACCGTGAACATGGCCCAGATCGCCGAGCGGATGGCGGAGCTCCCGCAGGAGACGCAGCTCGTGCTGCACCTCATGCTCGTGATCGCCTTCGGCATCAAGGCGGCCATCTTCCCGGTGTCGTTCTGGCTGCCGGACTCCTACCCGACCGCCCCGGCTCCGGTCACCGCGGTGTTCGCCGGATTGCTGACGAAGGTCGGCGTCTACGCGCTGATCCGCACCGAGACGCAGCTCTTCGCGTCGAACAGCATCGATACGGTCCTGCTCATCATTGCGCTGGCGACCATGATCATCGGGGTGCTCGGCGCCGTCGCGCAGGCGGAGTTGAAGAGAATCCTGTCGTTCACGCTCGTGAGCCACGTCGGGTACATGATCTTCGGCCTGGCGATCGCGACGCCCGCCGCGATCGGCGCGACGGTCTACTACATCGTCCACCACATCGTCGTGCAGACGACCCTGTTCCTCGCGGTCGGACTCGTGGAACGTCGAGCCGGGAGCACCTCGATCCTCCGGGTGAAGGGGCTGATGAAGGTCGCGCCGGTGATCGCCGTGCTCTACTTCGTGCCGGCCATCAACCTCGGCGGCCTGCCGCCCTTCTCCGGATTCATCGGCAAGTTCGCGCTGTTCGAGGCCGCGGCATCCGTCGGCACCCCGTTGATGATCGTGCTCATCATCGGCGGAATCGTCACGTCGCTGCTCACCCTCTACGCCCTGATGCGTGCGTGGAACCTGGCGTTCTGGCGCGAGGAGGAGGACTCGACCGAGACCGAGGGCCGCATCTCCTACCTCGGCAACGCACCCGCGGCCGACGACCAGCAGAAGAAGCGCCGCATCCCGAAGATCATGACCCTCGCGACCGGAGGGATGGTCGGCGTCACCCTCGCGCTGACGATCTTCGCAGGACCCCTCTACGCGCTCTGCGACCGCATCGGCGCGGGACTGCTGCAGCCGGTGAACCTCGAACAGCTGGAAGACGAGGTGAACGGATGA
- a CDS encoding Na(+)/H(+) antiporter subunit C yields the protein MDVSLTLIIVMAVLFACGVYAMLERSLTRVLIGFLLLGNATNLLLLVVMGVPGTAPFFGTEGRMSDPLPQALTLTAIVITFAVSAFLLALIYRSWQLGQADTVEDDAADIALRERTDADEDVLEDDANLEEEATTDFVGVQTAPITVLHMRDHPSIHDDAPFDAADERPESGEDKS from the coding sequence ATGGACGTCTCGCTCACCCTGATCATCGTCATGGCGGTCCTGTTCGCCTGCGGTGTCTACGCAATGCTGGAACGCAGCCTGACCCGCGTGCTCATCGGCTTCCTGCTGCTCGGCAACGCGACCAACCTGCTGCTGCTGGTCGTGATGGGCGTGCCGGGCACCGCACCGTTCTTCGGCACCGAGGGCCGGATGAGCGATCCGCTGCCCCAAGCCCTGACCCTCACGGCCATCGTGATCACGTTCGCCGTCTCGGCTTTCCTGCTCGCGCTGATCTACCGCTCGTGGCAGCTGGGCCAGGCCGACACCGTCGAGGACGACGCGGCCGACATCGCCCTGCGCGAGCGCACCGACGCCGACGAAGACGTCCTCGAGGACGACGCGAATCTCGAAGAGGAGGCCACCACCGACTTCGTGGGCGTGCAGACCGCCCCGATCACGGTGCTGCACATGCGCGACCACCCCTCGATCCATGACGACGCCCCGTTCGATGCTGCGGACGAACGGCCCGAGAGCGGGGAGGACAAGTCATGA